One window of Pseudomonas sp. FP198 genomic DNA carries:
- a CDS encoding glucokinase: MKLALVGDIGGTNARFALWKNHNLENIQVLATADYACPEDAIKVYLSGMGMGPGSIGSVCLSVAGPVSGDEFRFTNNHWRLSNLAFCKTLQVEKLLLVNDFSAMALGMTCLRPDEYRVVCQGTPEPMRPAVVIGPGTGLGVGTLLDLGEGRFAALPGEGGHVDLPMSSPRETQLWQHIYNEIGHVSAETALSGSGLPRVYRAICAVDGHEPVLDTPESITAAGLAGDPVALEVLEQFCRWLGRVAGNNVLTVGGRGGVYIVGGVVPRFADFFVESGFARCFADKGCMSDYFKGIPVWLVTAPYSGLMGAGVALEQSSAV, from the coding sequence TTGAAACTGGCTTTGGTCGGTGATATCGGTGGGACCAACGCACGTTTCGCGTTGTGGAAGAACCATAACCTGGAAAACATCCAGGTGCTGGCGACGGCGGATTACGCCTGCCCGGAAGATGCCATCAAGGTTTACCTGAGCGGCATGGGCATGGGGCCGGGTTCCATCGGCTCGGTGTGCCTGTCGGTGGCCGGTCCGGTGAGTGGCGATGAGTTTCGCTTCACCAATAATCACTGGCGCTTGAGCAACCTGGCGTTCTGCAAGACTTTGCAGGTAGAGAAGCTGCTGCTGGTCAACGATTTCTCCGCCATGGCCCTGGGCATGACTTGCTTGCGTCCCGATGAGTACCGGGTCGTCTGCCAGGGCACGCCGGAGCCGATGCGCCCGGCGGTGGTGATCGGCCCGGGCACGGGGCTGGGCGTCGGTACACTGCTGGACCTGGGCGAGGGCCGTTTCGCGGCGTTGCCGGGGGAGGGCGGGCATGTCGACCTGCCGATGAGCAGTCCGCGCGAGACCCAGCTCTGGCAACACATCTACAACGAGATCGGCCACGTCAGTGCCGAAACGGCGCTGAGCGGCAGCGGTCTGCCTCGTGTGTACCGAGCGATCTGCGCGGTGGACGGCCACGAGCCGGTGCTCGATACCCCCGAGTCGATCACCGCCGCCGGCCTGGCCGGCGACCCGGTCGCCCTGGAAGTGCTCGAACAATTCTGCCGTTGGCTGGGGCGCGTGGCGGGCAACAATGTGCTCACCGTGGGCGGGCGTGGCGGCGTGTACATCGTCGGTGGCGTGGTCCCGCGCTTTGCCGATTTTTTTGTCGAGAGCGGCTTCGCCCGATGCTTCGCCGACAAGGGCTGCATGAGCGATTATTTCAAAGGCATTCCGGTCTGGCTGGTGACGGCGCCGTATTCCGGGCTGATGGGCGCGGGTGTGGCGTTGGAGCAGTCCTCCGCAGTTTGA